The Deltaproteobacteria bacterium genome includes a window with the following:
- the pgsA gene encoding CDP-diacylglycerol--glycerol-3-phosphate 3-phosphatidyltransferase, with product MSTISATGQWLKHLPNKLTIARILVIPLLLGLYPLTNTLHIPCAVLFALAATTDLLDGYLARKYSNVTPLGALLDPIADKMLVAASLVLLANSGAVPALLAGLLVCRDIGVNGIRLMALEKHMRIEVSEFGKLKTLVLLWAIFCLMINQPLWGIPFREIGMVSLWIGLLISLYSAWNYGERFLQMSKNA from the coding sequence ATGTCGACTATTTCTGCTACTGGTCAATGGCTTAAGCACCTGCCAAACAAGCTGACGATCGCTAGAATCCTGGTGATTCCGTTGCTGCTGGGGCTCTATCCGCTGACCAATACGCTGCACATTCCCTGCGCCGTGCTTTTTGCTCTGGCGGCAACTACCGACCTGCTTGATGGCTATTTAGCGCGAAAGTACAGTAATGTCACGCCACTTGGTGCCCTGCTAGATCCCATTGCTGACAAGATGCTGGTTGCGGCTAGTTTGGTGTTGTTGGCCAACTCTGGCGCCGTGCCAGCCCTACTCGCTGGGCTTCTTGTATGCCGCGATATTGGCGTCAATGGCATCCGTCTCATGGCGCTGGAAAAGCACATGCGCATTGAGGTTAGCGAGTTTGGCAAACTGAAGACTCTGGTGCTCCTGTGGGCCATCTTCTGCCTGATGATCAATCAACCGCTCTGGGGTATCCCGTTCCGCGAGATCGGGATGGTATCACTCTGGATTGGCCTCCTAATCTCACTATATTCGGCCTGGAATTACGGTGAGCGCTTTTTGCAAATGAGCAAAAACGCGTAA
- a CDS encoding adenosine kinase, whose translation MKNLDVVGICNALVDILIHVDDADLVELGLRKGVMHLVDGPRQAEVLHHFKDRPHAVELGGSAMNAIRTLAQLEKRTAFAGMVGPDSFGEKISARMHQLGIKAHLGKSGEPTGSCVILITPDGERTMNTHLGASRLYGHAEVPHKEIEHARVLHFCGYQWDTDDQKTAITQAIATAKTHDTLVSFDVADPFAVERSRDAFVSVIKDHADIVFANREEAKLLYGTSAEDAAERIAATGAIAVVKLGADGALVQKGREQHRIHPVPTQVVDTTAAGDMFAAGFLYGFTSGKSLDVAGRIAATLASDVISRVGATVSDVALGTAAKI comes from the coding sequence ATGAAAAATCTGGACGTGGTCGGTATTTGTAATGCACTTGTGGACATTTTGATTCATGTCGATGACGCTGACCTGGTCGAGTTGGGCCTCCGTAAGGGCGTCATGCATCTGGTTGACGGTCCGCGTCAGGCCGAGGTTCTGCACCACTTTAAAGATCGTCCTCATGCCGTCGAGCTTGGTGGGTCAGCCATGAATGCGATCCGCACTCTGGCTCAGCTTGAAAAGCGCACCGCCTTTGCCGGCATGGTTGGTCCCGATAGCTTTGGCGAAAAGATTTCGGCTCGCATGCATCAACTCGGCATCAAGGCGCACCTCGGCAAGAGCGGGGAGCCAACGGGCTCCTGCGTCATTCTGATTACGCCCGATGGTGAGCGCACGATGAACACGCACCTTGGGGCGAGCCGTCTTTACGGTCACGCCGAAGTCCCACACAAGGAGATCGAGCACGCACGCGTCCTCCACTTCTGCGGCTACCAGTGGGACACTGATGACCAAAAGACAGCTATCACGCAGGCTATTGCTACCGCTAAGACACATGACACCCTGGTCTCTTTTGACGTTGCTGACCCCTTTGCCGTGGAGCGCAGCCGCGACGCCTTTGTGAGCGTGATCAAGGACCACGCTGACATTGTTTTCGCCAATCGGGAGGAGGCCAAACTACTTTACGGTACTTCGGCAGAGGACGCAGCTGAGCGCATTGCAGCGACTGGTGCTATCGCCGTCGTCAAACTGGGAGCCGACGGCGCTCTCGTCCAGAAGGGCCGTGAGCAACATCGCATACACCCCGTGCCCACCCAGGTGGTTGACACGACGGCCGCCGGTGACATGTTTGCGGCTGGTTTCCTGTACGGCTTCACATCCGGCAAGTCGCTGGATGTCGCTGGCCGTATTGCCGCCACTTTGGCCAGCGATGTTATCAGCCGCGTGGGCGCTACGGTGTCCGATGTGGCCTTGGGCACGGCTGCCAAAATCTAA
- a CDS encoding DUF2183 domain-containing protein, with protein sequence MVSFWRSLRRPRQQGYKLAKLVDSRQLERCDLGGVHIVCDIDKTYLETEFESVIRMARIAFEDATDKVTVTGASEVLQLARWGQYDAPLPEAGGFPRCLHFVSSSPPQLRSVLTEKMMLDGLDWSSDTFKDQAYNLMMGRMDLLRQHVAYKSLAILNLLAGAGPGAQFVLIGDNAEQDAYIYSGIKLLADGQLSPSGYRRYLEHAGVEPEVAADLAQGLPLKNGAKVVAVLIRNVPGYQLPESAPLSGIVQQFDNFYQAALLLMQIGIVPEECLWQLTRHFHNQHGMTQSQLIVMLKALVDKVGADCALGVAGTQAIERLHADEAVRPELAETFAHSLNCDGGALSLQSESALIQCAKRWQEALSAAR encoded by the coding sequence ATGGTGAGCTTTTGGCGGAGTTTAAGGCGACCTAGGCAGCAAGGCTACAAGTTGGCCAAGCTCGTAGACTCGCGCCAACTGGAGCGCTGTGACCTGGGTGGGGTTCATATCGTCTGTGATATCGATAAAACCTACCTGGAAACGGAATTCGAGAGCGTCATCAGGATGGCGCGGATCGCCTTCGAGGACGCCACTGACAAAGTGACGGTAACAGGAGCCTCAGAGGTCTTGCAGTTAGCTAGATGGGGGCAATACGATGCGCCGCTCCCAGAGGCCGGGGGATTTCCGCGTTGCCTCCATTTTGTGTCCTCATCGCCGCCGCAACTTAGGTCAGTCCTGACTGAGAAGATGATGCTCGATGGACTGGACTGGAGCTCGGACACCTTTAAGGACCAAGCTTACAATTTGATGATGGGGCGGATGGACCTTTTGCGGCAGCATGTCGCTTATAAGTCTCTCGCCATCTTAAATCTGTTAGCTGGTGCCGGACCAGGCGCGCAATTCGTGCTCATTGGCGACAACGCGGAGCAAGATGCCTACATCTACTCTGGCATCAAACTACTTGCCGACGGGCAATTGAGTCCTTCGGGCTACCGTCGCTACTTGGAGCACGCCGGCGTCGAACCGGAGGTGGCAGCTGATCTGGCGCAAGGTCTGCCTTTAAAAAATGGCGCAAAAGTCGTCGCCGTTTTGATTAGAAATGTGCCCGGCTATCAGCTACCGGAATCTGCGCCGCTAAGTGGCATCGTGCAGCAATTTGACAACTTTTATCAAGCCGCCTTGCTCCTCATGCAAATTGGCATCGTTCCCGAAGAATGCCTCTGGCAACTCACACGCCATTTTCACAACCAGCACGGGATGACCCAGTCACAGCTGATTGTCATGTTAAAGGCACTGGTCGACAAAGTTGGGGCTGACTGTGCACTCGGTGTGGCGGGTACGCAGGCCATCGAGCGTTTACATGCTGATGAGGCCGTGCGGCCGGAGTTGGCGGAAACCTTCGCTCACAGTCTAAACTGCGACGGCGGTGCCTTAAGTCTCCAATCGGAGTCAGCGCTTATCCAATGTGCCAAGCGGTGGCAAGAGGCCCTAAGCGCGGCACGGTAA
- a CDS encoding glucose-1-phosphate thymidylyltransferase produces the protein MTTGQIALSSFVDLAACTHGSRLLETNAFAYVGKALGVWVEQLLDDLGVGTEPKIHGNVSPGAYVQGRVYIDEGAVVEPTAFIQGPCYIGPGAEVRHGAYIRGQVYIGAKAVVGHTTEVKGSIFFDHAKAGHFAYVGDSILGRDTNLGAGTKLANLPLRRSVIKVKDPVTDQWVSSELQKFGAIMGDKAQTGCNAVLSPGTLLLPGTAVLPCVHYRGTLRQGFAR, from the coding sequence ATGACGACTGGCCAAATTGCGCTCTCATCATTTGTCGATTTGGCGGCTTGCACGCACGGCAGCCGTCTCCTCGAAACTAATGCCTTCGCCTATGTTGGCAAGGCCCTAGGCGTCTGGGTTGAGCAGTTACTCGACGATCTCGGTGTTGGTACAGAACCAAAGATTCACGGCAACGTCAGTCCTGGGGCCTACGTGCAAGGTCGCGTCTATATCGACGAGGGTGCCGTCGTCGAGCCCACGGCCTTTATTCAGGGTCCGTGCTACATAGGACCGGGAGCGGAAGTGCGCCACGGAGCTTACATTCGAGGGCAAGTTTACATAGGTGCCAAGGCTGTCGTCGGGCACACGACCGAGGTTAAGGGATCCATCTTTTTCGATCACGCTAAGGCTGGCCATTTCGCTTACGTAGGCGACAGCATTCTCGGGCGCGACACCAACTTGGGAGCAGGTACCAAGCTGGCCAATCTGCCCTTGCGGCGGTCCGTGATCAAAGTTAAGGATCCCGTTACCGATCAGTGGGTCAGTAGCGAGCTGCAAAAGTTTGGTGCCATCATGGGTGACAAAGCCCAGACCGGCTGCAATGCCGTCCTTTCTCCCGGTACGCTCTTACTACCAGGGACTGCAGTGCTGCCATGCGTCCATTACCGCGGAACCCTACGCCAGGGGTTTGCGCGCTAG
- a CDS encoding protease — protein MARRPLVTRYLGSRIAFVVATVFSATQAYAKDYIVKFKSDTSASTAASFAFFEGGEVKDSYARAGLIKVDLGTTESLADEAKTITRLLARPDVEYVVEDFKLHSIGTIGERSGITDAQRQWALDKVNAAGAWSIGKGSRQVTVAVIDTGADYTHSNLKDNMVPGYNFIENNDDPQDIVGIGGNPGHGTHCSGIIGARGIEGGTIGITPHVSIMPLRFLDENGQGDLLNAIRAIDYAVAKKVDVVSASWGASVSESQAQPLIEAIGRLNDAGIVFVAAAGNEGANNDRTNSFPSNARLPNVIAVAASNSGDGKPYWSNYGRTKVALAAPGDDIISTLPGDQHGSLSGTSMATPLVAGLVALLKSQYDGTLGPAEAKALLQTTGEKVKIESACNCRINAAAAADALHNHSLTLVPTAHTFTLGDKGKFAAFGGSGIYTYSSDTPDILAVKEDGTLEAKALGDAIVKVTDSRGEASTSISLRVVNDKGADGKCPFIGAICQITCTINPNVHWCPAKKSPKFGA, from the coding sequence TTGGCAAGGAGGCCACTAGTGACTAGATACCTCGGTTCACGGATCGCATTTGTAGTCGCCACAGTATTCAGTGCCACACAGGCCTATGCCAAGGACTACATCGTCAAGTTTAAGTCGGATACTAGTGCTAGCACAGCCGCTAGTTTCGCCTTTTTTGAGGGTGGCGAAGTCAAGGATAGCTATGCGCGCGCGGGGCTCATCAAGGTCGATCTAGGCACGACCGAGAGTTTAGCCGACGAGGCCAAAACAATAACAAGATTACTCGCGCGTCCTGATGTTGAGTATGTCGTCGAGGATTTTAAACTCCATAGCATTGGCACCATCGGTGAACGAAGCGGCATCACTGATGCCCAGCGCCAATGGGCGCTAGATAAGGTCAACGCCGCCGGCGCGTGGTCTATTGGCAAGGGGTCACGCCAAGTGACGGTTGCCGTAATAGACACTGGCGCCGACTACACGCACAGCAATCTTAAAGACAATATGGTGCCTGGCTACAACTTCATCGAAAACAACGATGACCCGCAGGATATCGTTGGGATCGGTGGCAACCCTGGTCACGGTACTCATTGCTCAGGCATCATCGGCGCCCGCGGCATCGAGGGCGGCACCATCGGCATCACGCCGCACGTCTCCATCATGCCGCTGCGTTTTCTTGATGAAAACGGCCAGGGCGACTTGCTTAATGCCATCAGAGCTATCGACTATGCCGTTGCCAAGAAGGTGGACGTCGTCAGCGCTAGCTGGGGCGCCAGCGTCAGCGAGAGCCAGGCACAACCATTGATCGAAGCTATCGGTCGTCTTAACGATGCCGGCATCGTCTTTGTCGCCGCTGCTGGTAACGAGGGCGCTAACAACGACCGCACCAATTCTTTTCCTAGCAACGCACGCCTACCTAACGTGATTGCTGTAGCCGCATCTAACTCCGGTGACGGCAAGCCCTACTGGTCCAACTACGGCCGCACCAAAGTTGCGCTCGCGGCACCTGGCGATGACATCATCAGCACCTTACCTGGTGACCAGCATGGCTCGCTCTCCGGGACCTCGATGGCCACGCCATTGGTTGCGGGACTTGTCGCCCTACTTAAGTCTCAATACGACGGCACCCTTGGACCGGCCGAAGCCAAAGCGTTGCTCCAGACTACTGGCGAAAAGGTGAAAATCGAATCGGCATGTAATTGCCGCATTAACGCTGCCGCGGCAGCCGATGCACTGCACAACCACAGCCTAACTCTGGTGCCGACGGCTCATACGTTTACGCTTGGCGATAAGGGCAAGTTTGCCGCGTTTGGCGGTAGCGGCATCTACACCTATAGTTCGGATACTCCGGATATCTTGGCGGTCAAAGAAGACGGTACTCTGGAGGCGAAAGCCCTCGGCGACGCCATCGTCAAGGTTACCGACTCTCGCGGCGAGGCAAGCACGTCGATCTCCCTGCGCGTCGTGAATGACAAGGGCGCTGACGGTAAATGCCCATTCATCGGAGCGATCTGCCAGATCACTTGCACTATCAACCCAAACGTGCACTGGTGCCCAGCCAAGAAGAGCCCTAAATTCGGGGCCTGA
- a CDS encoding 3-deoxy-7-phosphoheptulonate synthase class II: MPKDSESQVPKLPADWSPSSWRRRPIQQQPTYQDQDALAHSLSTIASYPPLVFVGEVENLRRQLAEAAHGRRFILQGGDCAERFQDCNPEAITSKLKILLQMSVVLSYGARQPVIRIGRIAGQYAKPRSADTETVDGVSMPVFRGDNINSFEPDPEGRRPDPKRLTQSYYAASMTLNYVRAMITGGFADLHHPENWNLSFVSKSSHRQRYEQVVANIRDAVAFMESFGGVREETLGSVDFFTSHEGLLLGFEEAMTRYVPHLGRHYNLGAHMLWIGDRTRSLDGAHIEYCRGIANPIGIKWGPSADPADMVKIIKALDPGNEPGRITIITRFGASQVDKCLPAAIAAVREAGLNVLWSSDPMHGNVIKTKNGIKTRDFDAILTELKACFQGHKKYGSRLGGVHFELTGEDVTECTGGAEGIGEGDLSRNYETFCDPRLNYSQSLEMAFVIANIMQVDHG; the protein is encoded by the coding sequence ATGCCTAAAGATTCAGAGTCCCAAGTACCCAAGCTCCCCGCTGACTGGAGTCCCTCATCCTGGCGCCGCCGTCCGATTCAGCAGCAGCCCACTTATCAGGACCAAGACGCGCTTGCGCACAGCCTAAGTACGATCGCCTCCTATCCGCCTTTGGTGTTCGTCGGTGAGGTCGAGAATTTGCGGCGGCAGTTGGCCGAAGCCGCTCATGGGCGACGTTTTATTCTGCAGGGTGGCGACTGCGCCGAACGCTTCCAAGACTGCAATCCCGAGGCTATCACCAGCAAGCTGAAGATCCTTTTGCAAATGTCCGTAGTCCTGAGCTACGGCGCGCGCCAGCCTGTGATCCGCATAGGGCGCATTGCGGGGCAGTATGCCAAGCCGCGCTCCGCCGACACTGAGACTGTCGACGGGGTCAGCATGCCGGTGTTTCGTGGTGACAACATCAACTCGTTCGAGCCTGACCCCGAGGGGCGACGGCCGGATCCCAAGCGTCTCACGCAGAGTTACTACGCGGCCTCGATGACACTTAATTACGTACGCGCGATGATCACCGGTGGTTTTGCCGACTTGCACCATCCGGAAAATTGGAATCTCAGCTTCGTTTCGAAGAGTAGTCATCGCCAGCGCTACGAGCAGGTTGTGGCCAACATCCGCGATGCCGTAGCGTTCATGGAATCGTTTGGTGGGGTGCGCGAAGAGACCCTGGGCAGTGTGGATTTTTTCACCTCGCACGAGGGACTGCTCCTTGGCTTTGAAGAGGCGATGACGCGTTACGTCCCGCATCTGGGCAGGCACTATAATCTCGGCGCCCATATGCTCTGGATTGGTGATCGGACCCGGTCACTGGACGGAGCTCATATTGAATATTGTCGCGGTATCGCCAATCCTATCGGGATCAAATGGGGGCCCTCCGCCGACCCTGCTGACATGGTCAAAATCATCAAAGCCCTCGACCCAGGCAACGAGCCCGGCCGCATCACCATCATCACGCGCTTCGGCGCGAGTCAGGTCGATAAATGCCTGCCAGCCGCGATTGCAGCTGTGCGTGAGGCTGGACTCAACGTGCTGTGGAGCTCAGATCCTATGCATGGCAACGTCATCAAGACCAAGAACGGGATCAAAACGCGCGATTTCGATGCCATCTTGACTGAGCTGAAGGCGTGCTTTCAAGGGCACAAGAAGTACGGCAGTCGCCTGGGTGGGGTTCACTTTGAACTCACGGGCGAAGATGTGACGGAATGTACCGGCGGTGCCGAGGGCATAGGCGAGGGTGACTTAAGTCGCAACTACGAGACTTTTTGCGACCCGCGCCTTAATTACAGCCAAAGCTTGGAGATGGCTTTTGTCATCGCCAACATTATGCAAGTCGACCATGGCTAA
- the nadB gene encoding L-aspartate oxidase, translated as MESFTENLIIGSGIAGLTLALKLARQQRVTVIAKGGLTESNTWWAQGGIASVLDESDSFERHIDDTLVAGAGLCRRDVVALVVNSGPRLIRELINWGVPFSADDGGVGQYHLTQEGGHSHRRVIHVDDSTGRGVLATMIERAKAEPNITIIENAMAVDLLTTDKYAPDFAQNRCLGAYVLDRGNQEIATIRSRNTFLCTGGHGKVYLYTSNPDAATGDGLAMGWRAGCRVANLEFMQFHPTCLYHPQAKNFLISEAVRGEGGKLKNRRGIEFMRDYHPLAELAPRDIVARAIDSELKQTGETNVYLDVRHLGEAFILRHFPTIHATCKKFGIDMVTDMIPVVPAAHYSCGGIVTDSYGRTGVTGLYALGETACTGLHGANRLASNSLLEALVFADRVAEDVLGQTYDPTVSELTSIHVPAWHPQGTAPADELVVLSHVWDEIRRLMWHYVGIVRSDKRLKRALSRINALRDELDTYYWDYRVTDALLEVRNLALVAALTIRCAIARKESRGIHFNIDCPEPRDLEWCKDTVMR; from the coding sequence GTGGAAAGCTTTACAGAGAATCTGATCATCGGTTCGGGCATCGCTGGTCTGACGCTTGCTCTCAAGTTGGCGCGGCAGCAGCGTGTCACCGTGATTGCTAAGGGCGGTCTGACGGAGAGTAACACCTGGTGGGCGCAAGGCGGCATAGCAAGCGTTCTCGATGAGTCGGACTCATTCGAGCGCCACATCGACGATACTCTGGTCGCAGGAGCCGGTCTGTGCCGCCGCGATGTGGTCGCACTGGTCGTCAACTCGGGTCCGCGTCTAATCCGGGAACTCATTAATTGGGGGGTCCCATTCTCAGCCGATGATGGTGGGGTCGGGCAATATCACTTGACACAAGAGGGCGGACACTCGCACCGCCGCGTGATTCACGTCGACGATTCTACGGGTAGGGGCGTCCTAGCGACCATGATCGAGAGGGCAAAAGCCGAGCCGAATATCACCATCATCGAAAACGCCATGGCTGTCGACCTGCTGACCACCGACAAGTACGCACCTGATTTTGCGCAAAATCGTTGTCTAGGCGCCTACGTCCTCGACCGCGGCAATCAGGAAATTGCGACGATTCGCAGCCGCAACACCTTTCTCTGCACAGGTGGACACGGCAAAGTGTACCTCTACACGTCCAACCCGGACGCCGCGACAGGTGATGGCCTAGCCATGGGGTGGAGGGCTGGCTGTAGGGTAGCCAATTTAGAATTCATGCAATTTCATCCGACCTGCCTTTATCATCCCCAAGCCAAGAACTTCTTGATCTCGGAGGCGGTGCGCGGAGAGGGCGGCAAGTTAAAAAATCGGCGTGGCATCGAATTCATGCGCGACTATCACCCGCTGGCCGAGCTAGCGCCTCGCGACATCGTGGCGCGTGCCATCGACAGCGAGCTAAAGCAGACGGGCGAAACGAACGTCTACCTCGATGTTCGTCATTTGGGCGAAGCCTTTATTCTGCGGCACTTCCCGACGATTCATGCCACTTGTAAAAAATTCGGCATCGACATGGTGACCGACATGATCCCGGTGGTTCCGGCCGCGCATTATAGCTGCGGCGGCATTGTCACCGACAGTTACGGACGCACAGGGGTTACGGGACTCTATGCGCTCGGGGAGACGGCCTGCACGGGGCTGCACGGCGCCAATCGTCTGGCTTCGAATAGCCTACTCGAGGCCTTGGTGTTCGCCGATCGCGTGGCCGAGGATGTACTAGGTCAGACTTACGATCCGACCGTGAGTGAGTTGACGTCGATTCATGTGCCAGCCTGGCATCCCCAGGGCACAGCGCCGGCGGATGAACTGGTGGTGCTCTCCCATGTGTGGGACGAAATCAGACGCCTGATGTGGCACTACGTTGGTATTGTCCGCAGCGATAAGCGGCTTAAAAGAGCGCTCAGTCGCATCAATGCCCTGCGCGACGAGCTCGACACCTACTACTGGGACTACCGTGTCACAGATGCCCTGCTAGAGGTCCGCAACCTGGCGCTGGTAGCGGCCTTGACGATCCGCTGTGCGATCGCGCGGAAGGAGTCGCGCGGCATTCATTTCAATATCGACTGCCCAGAACCCAGAGATCTCGAGTGGTGCAAGGACACGGTGATGAGGTGA
- a CDS encoding glycosyltransferase yields MHHTSYDSVMTKPVFFAANRKRGRILGATVGGILGLMAGLLVCSVLSLVQAPKTAVPPTVAVAAPVISGPLKVAGSKGAKLAPKQLALLIEGGPNDETTPHVLDILARFKVPATFVPKGHQALTESDLVRRIFAEGHEIGQSRRPATIKAANLADYLDAKSTLRIVEAVTGHSTRLQVDTANAPMSQLQLQPVVGAADPNGEYIVATGESRRMTLDRLGLDRSCVEVQAAKGGFVLVLTERAGEQLATILPQLISDMRGRGYSFTTLSGLLGKHREDVMPVVSSWLDRLYAKGNRLVLKMVSIGSSGDTWHDILEWTFAVGAFLAMVRTVFMVSFALLQHRRNKRTEALVGDKQQDWGKVSVMIPAYNEVLAITNVISHVLASKYRNLEIIMIDDGSTDDTFAVASAAYGNHPQVRLLRKPNGGKASALNYGLRFATGDFIVSIDGDTLMQPDTIGELLFKFVDPRVAAVAGCVKVANPRNLLTRWQEVEYMIGQNLDRQALEYVNGMNTVPGALGAFRREIIKEVGGYQPDTLAEDTDITIRILRRGYHVAYAPKAIAWTEAPETIKQLLRQRFRWSYGALQTVWKHRGALLDWKCPGFAWFTLPQVLIFQLLLPFLVPLADIVLIASIAGGAGWDVVLYGLMFLAIDCAAAGVALVLAGEGKRLPYLSGMLVTQKFGYRYFVFVPLFKAFVAAMHGRAVGWGHLQRLGRVSQAAPAS; encoded by the coding sequence ATGCACCATACGAGCTACGACTCTGTCATGACCAAGCCGGTATTTTTTGCTGCTAACCGCAAGCGTGGGCGCATTTTAGGAGCCACCGTAGGCGGGATTCTTGGCCTGATGGCTGGTCTATTGGTCTGTTCGGTTTTATCTTTAGTCCAAGCGCCCAAAACGGCTGTACCGCCGACTGTTGCGGTGGCAGCTCCGGTGATCAGTGGCCCTCTTAAAGTCGCCGGCTCCAAGGGCGCTAAGCTCGCGCCTAAACAGCTGGCCCTGCTCATTGAGGGTGGGCCCAACGACGAGACAACTCCGCATGTGCTCGATATCCTGGCCCGCTTCAAGGTACCAGCCACGTTTGTACCCAAGGGCCACCAGGCGCTGACCGAGTCCGACCTAGTCCGGCGGATTTTCGCCGAGGGGCATGAAATCGGCCAGTCGCGCCGACCCGCGACGATCAAGGCTGCCAATCTAGCCGATTATCTAGACGCTAAATCCACCTTACGGATTGTCGAAGCGGTGACCGGCCACAGTACCAGGTTGCAAGTCGACACGGCTAACGCGCCGATGAGCCAGCTGCAGCTGCAGCCGGTAGTGGGCGCAGCCGATCCGAATGGCGAATATATCGTTGCCACCGGCGAGAGCCGGCGCATGACGCTCGATAGACTCGGACTCGACCGCTCTTGTGTCGAGGTGCAGGCAGCCAAGGGTGGTTTTGTCCTCGTGCTGACAGAGCGTGCTGGTGAGCAGCTCGCAACTATTCTGCCCCAGTTGATCAGTGACATGCGTGGGCGCGGCTACTCTTTCACGACACTGTCCGGCTTGCTGGGTAAACACCGAGAAGACGTAATGCCAGTCGTCAGCTCATGGCTCGACCGTCTTTATGCTAAAGGTAATCGTTTGGTGCTCAAGATGGTGAGCATTGGTAGCAGTGGCGACACCTGGCACGACATCCTAGAATGGACCTTCGCCGTGGGTGCGTTTTTGGCGATGGTACGGACCGTCTTTATGGTGTCGTTTGCGCTGTTGCAGCATCGTCGCAACAAGCGGACTGAGGCACTGGTTGGTGACAAGCAGCAGGATTGGGGTAAGGTCAGCGTGATGATCCCGGCCTACAATGAGGTGTTGGCGATCACCAATGTTATCTCGCACGTTCTCGCCAGCAAGTATCGCAATCTCGAAATCATCATGATTGACGATGGGTCTACCGACGATACTTTTGCTGTCGCCAGTGCGGCATACGGCAATCATCCGCAAGTGCGTCTACTGCGCAAGCCCAATGGCGGCAAGGCCTCGGCCCTCAATTACGGCCTGCGCTTTGCGACGGGTGACTTTATCGTCAGTATCGATGGGGACACGCTCATGCAGCCGGACACAATAGGCGAGCTGCTGTTCAAATTTGTCGATCCACGCGTCGCGGCTGTCGCTGGATGTGTCAAGGTAGCCAACCCGCGCAATCTCCTGACGCGGTGGCAAGAAGTTGAGTACATGATCGGTCAGAACCTGGACCGCCAAGCGCTCGAATACGTCAACGGGATGAACACGGTCCCCGGTGCCCTCGGTGCCTTCAGGCGCGAAATCATCAAAGAGGTCGGTGGCTACCAGCCTGATACTCTGGCCGAGGACACAGACATTACGATCCGCATTCTCCGTCGCGGCTACCATGTAGCCTACGCCCCCAAAGCCATTGCCTGGACCGAAGCGCCGGAGACGATCAAGCAGCTTTTACGCCAGAGATTTAGGTGGTCCTACGGTGCGTTGCAAACGGTGTGGAAGCATCGTGGCGCACTTTTAGACTGGAAATGTCCTGGCTTTGCTTGGTTCACGCTACCTCAGGTCTTGATCTTTCAGCTCCTCCTGCCATTTCTGGTGCCGCTTGCCGATATCGTCTTGATTGCCAGCATCGCCGGTGGCGCGGGCTGGGACGTCGTGCTTTACGGCCTCATGTTCTTGGCCATAGATTGCGCGGCCGCTGGGGTTGCCCTGGTGCTGGCTGGGGAGGGAAAACGTCTACCTTACTTAAGCGGCATGTTAGTGACGCAAAAGTTTGGTTACCGGTACTTTGTCTTCGTACCACTATTCAAAGCTTTTGTAGCCGCCATGCACGGACGTGCAGTGGGCTGGGGGCATCTGCAACGCCTCGGGCGCGTTAGTCAAGCTGCGCCAGCTAGCTAA
- the lepB gene encoding signal peptidase I has translation MSTTPSNVQELSPGSDATPLPQHLSAKPGFFSFDNLRSLGVLLVVILALRWSIASPYHVPTASMEPTIKVGDRLLAFKLAYNLKVPFTEITLGHWGTPKRGDIIVFKYPRDPDVDYVKRVVAVGGDEVKIVDDILYVNDEPQARTGVIDDRAVLDDIDDQKDIKLLYKENLFGTEHYVMQNVAQARHFNHSNWPSPAMAPYKVPEGSVFCIGDNRDNSTDSRVWGQVPLDYVRGKALFVIWSVYTPREATLPVFRFSRFGKWLY, from the coding sequence ATGTCGACCACGCCAAGTAATGTCCAGGAGCTTAGCCCAGGTAGTGACGCCACCCCCCTACCGCAACATCTCAGCGCTAAGCCGGGTTTTTTCAGTTTTGACAATTTACGCAGCTTAGGTGTCCTCCTGGTAGTCATTCTGGCGCTACGCTGGTCGATAGCATCGCCCTACCATGTGCCGACCGCTTCGATGGAGCCGACCATCAAGGTGGGCGACCGCCTGCTCGCTTTCAAGCTTGCCTATAACCTCAAGGTCCCCTTTACCGAGATCACTTTGGGCCATTGGGGTACGCCAAAACGGGGCGACATCATCGTCTTCAAATACCCTCGCGATCCGGATGTCGATTACGTCAAGCGTGTGGTCGCAGTGGGAGGCGACGAGGTCAAAATTGTAGATGACATTCTCTATGTCAACGATGAGCCGCAGGCACGCACCGGGGTCATTGACGACCGCGCCGTGCTCGACGATATCGACGACCAAAAAGACATCAAACTCCTCTACAAGGAGAACCTCTTCGGCACCGAGCACTACGTGATGCAAAACGTCGCGCAAGCGCGTCACTTCAATCACAGCAACTGGCCGTCACCTGCCATGGCACCTTATAAGGTGCCTGAGGGGTCGGTGTTCTGCATCGGTGACAACCGCGACAATTCGACCGACTCTCGGGTCTGGGGCCAGGTTCCCCTGGATTACGTCCGTGGCAAGGCTCTGTTTGTGATCTGGAGCGTCTACACGCCGCGTGAGGCTACGTTGCCAGTGTTCAGGTTTAGTCGTTTTGGCAAATGGCTCTACTGA